The following DNA comes from Solanum stenotomum isolate F172 unplaced genomic scaffold, ASM1918654v1 scaffold20520, whole genome shotgun sequence.
TGAAGGAGACCCAAAAGCCTGGTGGAGAAGGTGGAGCACCATATGGATTATTTGGATCTTGGTCCCCATAGGGTCCCATGCCCATGCCGCCCATGCCGCCCATACCGCCCATGCCATAACCTCCCATTGAGCCACCATACCCACTATTGTACATTCCTCCACCATACATGCCACCGCCTGCAAGTCCACCATAACCTCCTCTGTACATACTGTTTCCATACAAACCACTTCCGTATGTGCTTCCGCTTCCATAGCCACCACCATAAGAAC
Coding sequences within:
- the LOC125850905 gene encoding peroxisomal membrane protein 13-like gives rise to the protein MNYNSGYGTGTYGSYGGGYGSGSTYGSGLYGNSMYRGGYGGLAGGGMYGGGMYNSGYGGSMGGYGMGGMGGMGGMGMGPYGDQDPNNPYGAPPSPPGFWV